CTGCGCAAGCATCATGTGGCTGTCATGCGTGAAATCATTTCCTACAATTCACAAAACACATTAAATAAGTAATCCAGTTGTTTACAACAGACAtttgttattataatatatatatatatatatatatatatatatatatatagatatatagttaCAGTATACataactatatatacatatacacatatatgtgtacatatatagtTACGAATACAAGTCAAACGGTGGAGATAATATAACATTAACTATGAAAGTAAATGATTtaaattatgttatttatttcttagCTACATTTTATATGAATGAAAAAATTGAGTAGTACGGAGGAACATGGTATATAcgagtgtatatatatactcaGAAGTCTTGAAAATTACAATTGCTCTAACAGAAAGGTCGGAATATTCTCGGATATCCAATTAACATTTATTCAAATAACATCAAATAAATAGGGATAAAATCTCGTTGAAAGTACGTACTGTAAGTTACGACTGTcaatatttcgaataaaaagCTTGTAATTCTCAAGCCTTCAACGGTTATTCGTTTTGTCCTTTCTCCTAGTCTCTATAGACTCAAATCTTCAAAAACTTTTAGCATCAAAATCTAGGGATATATGTATcggattaatattttaattaatattctatataataATCTAAAAAACTGCCTCTTAATGTTCGGGCAATTCCAAGTTCCTTTTTATACCCGTGATAATACAATTGTAAGTAGCGTTTCAATTAATTGAGAATAGTACCACTGTAATGAAAGTATATTTATTCTTTATAGTTTATTCATTGTAGACGAGTAATTTCGTTGAAAAGTTTAGTACAAATCAAATGTATGAAATAAAAAACAGAAACAGAATTATTACTTAATTTGTTGTCAGTATACCAACAGTTTATTGAGAAACAAATTGTACTACATATCATTATTctgtaaaaatttttattccaaaAATGAATTATAGCTTGTCATAACATTTCTTTCATAGATGAATTCATTTGTCTTAACAAAATATAGTTACAGTACAttaattatattgtaataaaaagGTATATTTCTACAAGCAGTATATAGCAGGTATAATTATgtgtataaaataaaacgtgtgtagaaaaatacgaaaaaagatatttatatgACACTAAAactgaaattatatttattaccaATGGGTGATAGTAATCAATCTACCAGATAATGGGTTACTCAAATTCTGATTGTGCCCTGAAATAGAAATAatgtttttataataaaattacctttcacagtataaaatataatctgaatgatatttttatataattccaTTTGTTTGCCCACATAAttccaaattttttaatatgtacctcttaaatatagtatttaatatatttgcaCCTTGCGTAAAACGCAGTTCATTCTTATGTGCTTGTTGATGCCATTTTTTGCGCACAGTGTTCCAATGTACTCTATGTTCTCTCAACAACATTTCTCGTGATTTTAGGGTTTGTCCGTCCTATAATGTATCATGTATAACAAGTATTTATATTACGCTGTAAGTAGTGATTAAGATATCATATTTGATCGATAAACATATGATTCATCAAAGTAGATATCTCACATAATCTAAAAtcaattcttctttttctctaggTATTGGTGAAGGTATACGATTTCTAGGTATAGCTTCTTCACAAGGTAGTGGAGGTGGCAAGTAATAAACATCACGAACTTCCCCATTACTATCCAATATATTATTACTTATATTCACTTCATTCACTATTTCTGGACTTGGACTGCGTACTCTGAATATAAAAACAGTATAAAAATTATCtttctttaatattattttttagagttcaaaatatatgtaataaactAATTAAATGGTCCCTTCTATGATATTTTATGAGTAatgttaattataatatgttaaaGTTAATATCTATGAgattataatagaaataaacaaatattataaagtTATTATATATGGAAGTTAAAATAGATGAATAATAATTGGAAATTTACAGCTTTATGACTGTCTTCTATTTACTCACTTTGGTACAAGATTAGGATTTCTTGGTTGATTAGCCATCCATGCTCTACATATGGGGTAAAGTGGTGTATCTTCTTGAAACTGAGCTAAATCAACACTTCTATCAAATAATTTCATTACATAAGTATGATGAAATGCAGTATCCATTTGCACTTGTCTACGGCGTCTAACTTTACGTGGTTGTTGAAAACCCATTGATTTTGATCTGTACATATCactgtaaataaaaatatattatttaattataagaaaaagaaacagttatgtatattaaacaaaattacatttttttcattGAATGTTTATAATCTTGCGCAGAACTTTCTTCACTTGAATCTGCTGATGATCCTGTATCACTATGTTGTAGTAATTCTCTCAGAGCACCTTTTAAACGATCTCTTGCAACAAGTACATCATTATCTCctagaataaaatatattttaatattaattatttcacacAGTGAATTATAATATTCTACTAATTATTACTACAAAAATTAAGTATAAATAATATTCTCTATTACCTAATtcatcttttatttctatttttaca
Above is a window of Bombus affinis isolate iyBomAffi1 chromosome 5, iyBomAffi1.2, whole genome shotgun sequence DNA encoding:
- the LOC126916940 gene encoding protein lin-37 homolog isoform X1, whose product is MGKKRNIQPPPVPVPGRVKIEIKDELGDNDVLVARDRLKGALRELLQHSDTGSSADSSEESSAQDYKHSMKKIDMYRSKSMGFQQPRKVRRRRQVQMDTAFHHTYVMKLFDRSVDLAQFQEDTPLYPICRAWMANQPRNPNLVPKVRSPSPEIVNEVNISNNILDSNGEVRDVYYLPPPLPCEEAIPRNRIPSPIPREKEELILDYDGQTLKSREMLLREHRVHWNTVRKKWHQQAHKNELRFTQGANILNTIFKRYILKNLELCGQTNGII
- the LOC126916940 gene encoding protein lin-37 homolog isoform X2, with translation MGKKRNIQPPPVPVPGRVKIEIKDELGDNDVLVARDRLKGALRELLQHSDTGSSADSSEESSAQDYKHSMKKIDMYRSKSMGFQQPRKVRRRRQVQMDTAFHHTYVMKLFDRSVDLAQFQEDTPLYPICRAWMANQPRNPNLVPKVRSPSPEIVNEVNISNNILDSNGEVRDVYYLPPPLPCEEAIPRNRIPSPIPREKEELILDYDGQTLKSREMLLREHRVHWNTVRKKWHQQAHKNELRFTQGANILNTIFKRAQSEFE